GAATAGAATTACTTAAACAATATGTAGCCATGGAAGCAGGATTAGAAAATGGACCTATGTATGCCTATTCAGCAGGAGCCCATATCTATGGCTATCAACTTGATCTGGTAAAAACAAGAATATTTAAAAAATAACTCAAATTAAACATAACTATTGACTTTTATTTTTTAGTAATTAGACTTAAATTATGATAGATAGAAGAAGATATTCAAGATATAAAATTAGACTAAAAGGTAGAGTAGCAACTTCAAGTGGATATTCTTTCCCTGTAGAAATTTTAGATATAAGTATAGATGGAGCAAAATTTAAAACTGATCGAGATTTTCCTATAAGAAAAAAAGAAAATATTTATTTAGTAATAAAATGGAATTATCCTATAAAAGCTGAAAGTGAAATAAAATGGGTAAAAAAAGAAAATTTTAATACCTATTTTGGAGTTCAATTTGTAAAAATGACAAATGAAGATAGAGAAGTTTTCGTATCTAATATCGCTGATTATGCATCCTCTAATATTTCAGATATCTATTTTCGTTAAAATTTGTTAATCTTTAAATTTATTTAAATGCGGGAGGAGGGATTTGAACCCTCACGGGGAAAATCCCCACCGGATCCTAAGTCCGGAGCGTCTACCATTCCGCCACTCCCGCTAAATTCAATTTAAAATTTAATATGGAGAAAGATTTTTTCAACTTTTAAATAAACATGTTTATATCTGCTTCTAAAGCAAGTTTCATATATCCTTCTGCATCAATTATTTCTACTCCCTCAATGAAATCTTCTTTTTTAAGCTTCATCATCTGTATAGTCATAAGGCAGGCATAAAATTTTACTCCCTCTATCTGACACATTTCCATAAGCAAATCAGGAGAAGGGATTCCTGCTCTTTCTTCAGCAAGTTTAATCATTAATTTAGTAAAAAGAGTAGGTATCCCTGGAATAGCTCCTAAAAATCCCTTGGGATAGTATTTTACTTTTTTAATTCCATTTTTTAAAACTACTTTAATTCCATCAAAAGTAAAAAATACCATAGATTCTGCACCTGCTCTTGCTGCCTGTAAGGATAAAATAAGAGCAGGATAAACAGTATCCAAAGTATTATCAGGACAAATCAAAAGAACCTTTTTCTTCCTTTCCTCCATCCCTTACACCCCCTTTTTATTTTAAAATTTCCAATTTAATCCTATAGAAATAGCATTTTGCTCATTTTGTCCTTCAACCATAAATCCCCTTCCCATATTATCTGTAGCTTTTACTTTTTTATTAAAAGCGTATTTATAAGCTATATCAATGCCAAAGTTTTTAGTAAACTGATATCCTAATCCTAAAGTAACATGATGTTCAGTAATAGCAGGAAAGCCAAGTAAATTAAACCAGGCTATATTAAAATCACTAAAGGGTGTTTCAAAATCAGGAATATTGTTAGAATTCACAATATTTTTTGCACCACCTCTAATAGGTGTTTTAGCATAATTATAACCTGCTCTTAAAGCTAATTTAGGTATTGGCTTATATTCTCCACCTATAGCAATAACCCACTGATCCTTCCATTGAAAATCCTCATATCCTTCTGCATCTTCCCAATTAATCCATCTTAGATCTAAACCAAGTTTTAATTTTTCATTAGGCTTAATCCCTATTCCCAAAGCAATTTCCTGGGGTTGGGTAAGTTTTAAATCTTCATAATTTCTATCTCCGTTAGTATCAAATACATCCTTATAAATCATTTTAACCGGAGTTTGATAGGTTAACCCTATAAAAAGGAGATCTTTAAAATTGTAGGCTAAACCTATTTGGGCACCAATTCCAAAATCTTGAGAAGCTCCTCCTCCAGCATTCCAGCAATTTGTGGGGGAACTACACATAGTTGCACCCATATCAAGACTACCATAAGCTATATGAATTGCACCTGAAATTGAGAAATTATCATTAATTTTATAAGTTATAGCTGGAATAAATCTCATAAAAGATAAATTAGTGTGCATATTAGCTAATCTTGGATCTTTATTTCTATAATCAACTCCCATACCAGAAACTCCGTAGGCTCCAAGACCAAAAAATAACTTAGAATTTATAGGATTTACCAACCCAATTTCTGGTACAATAAAGATATTAGCATCACTTGTTTCAGAAGCAGGTGGATTTAAGGGACCTGTTGGAGTAACATTTGTTTTTCCTTTAACATGGGGCATAAAAAGAATTCCACCAAAACTCAAATGAAAATTTGGATAATAACTTAGCCAAGCTGGATTTCTAAATACACTATCAACTGGTCCTACCGGCATCCCTACTCCTATTCCTCCCATACCTCTTGAAATTGGAGTAACACCTATCAGATTATCCCCATTAGTTGCCAAAGAAATTTTTACCATAAATAACATAAAAATGAATAACATGAAAATGAAGCCCTTCCTCATTTTGCACCTCCTTTTTAGTTTTTAAATTTTAAATTTTATAGTAAATTTTGAAAAATTTCAATTAGATTTTTAGAATAAATTAAAAATAAAATTAATCTTAAAAATAAATAATATCAGTTTAAGAATTAGCAAAACTTGACAAAAGCTTTCAATCCTTTAAAATGTCTTTTATTAATTAAATTAAATTTTTAAAAGGAGTTTTTAATGCAAGAAAAGCCTTTTATTATTAAGAAAACTTATAAAGACCTTGGAAGAATTAAAAGACCTAAAAATCTTTCTGAAGAAACTAAAAAAGAAATCTTAGAGAAACTTTTTAAGAAAAATCCAGAAATCTTTTCTTCTAATAAAGAAATTCAAAAACAAATAAGGGAAAGACTTGATTGGATAGAAGGACCTAACTACATTTTACCCAAAATAGATGAGCTTAAAGATTTTGCAGAAAGAATAAAGGAGGAGTTTTTAAATGTAGTTTGGTGCGGTATGGGAGGTTCTGCCCTTTTCCCCTTTGTTCTTTCACAAGTCTTTGGACCAAAAGAAGGGTATCCCAATTTTTATGTTCTTGACACCAATGATCCAGAAAATATTGCTCAAATAGAAAACCTTCCTCTTGAAAAAACTTTATTTATAATAGTTTCCAAATCTGGAACCACCATTGAAACTCTTTCTCAATTTAAATATTTCTGGGGAAAATTAGAAAATTTAAAATCAAATCCTGGAGAAAATTTTGTAGCTTTAACTGATCCAGGGTCTCCTTTAGAAAACCTTGCTAAGGAACTTAATTTTAGAAAAATTTTTCACCATCCTCCTTTTATAGGGGGTAGATATGCAGCACTTACTGAAATTGGTTTCTTACCAGCTTGTCTTCTTGGTTTAGATATTAATAAAGCTCTATATTATGCTAAAAATATGTACGAAGCCTGTTTGCCTGATATTCCTTGGGAATATAATCTCTCTGCAAGTTTGGCAGAATTTTTAATGGAAAGATACATTCAAGGGCAAGACAAACTTACTTTCATAAGTGATCCTATTCTTAGACCTTTTACCCTTTGGTTAGAACAGCTTGTTGCAGAAAGTTTAGGAAAGGAATATACAGGGATTGTTCCTATAGTAGGAGAGTCTCCTGGTTCTCCTACAGTTTACGGAACTGACAGAACTTTTATTTATTTAACCCTTAAAGGAAGAGAAAGAATCTATCAGAGACTTATAATGGAATTAAGAGAAGAAGGTTTTCCTGTAAAAACTATTTCCTTAGAAGATAGATACGAAATTTTTGCAGAAGTTTATAGATGGATGCTTGCTGTAGCTCTTTGTGGATATTTTATGAGTCTTAATCCTTTTGATGAACCTGATGTAGTCCTTACGAAACAGAAAACTAAAGAATTTTTAGAAAAATTTAAAAAAGAACGAGATTTTGGAATAGAATTTTATTTAGATGAAGAAACAAATTGGGGATTTTTTTACGAAAAGACTGTAACAATTGAATACCCCAAATTTACTGCTTTACTTAAAAAACTTTTTAAAGACCTTTCTCCATGGACTTACATAGGATTTTTAGCATATTTACCTATTGATTCAGAAATAGAAGAGATTTT
The window above is part of the Thermodesulfobacterium geofontis OPF15 genome. Proteins encoded here:
- a CDS encoding OmpP1/FadL family transporter → MRKGFIFMLFIFMLFMVKISLATNGDNLIGVTPISRGMGGIGVGMPVGPVDSVFRNPAWLSYYPNFHLSFGGILFMPHVKGKTNVTPTGPLNPPASETSDANIFIVPEIGLVNPINSKLFFGLGAYGVSGMGVDYRNKDPRLANMHTNLSFMRFIPAITYKINDNFSISGAIHIAYGSLDMGATMCSSPTNCWNAGGGASQDFGIGAQIGLAYNFKDLLFIGLTYQTPVKMIYKDVFDTNGDRNYEDLKLTQPQEIALGIGIKPNEKLKLGLDLRWINWEDAEGYEDFQWKDQWVIAIGGEYKPIPKLALRAGYNYAKTPIRGGAKNIVNSNNIPDFETPFSDFNIAWFNLLGFPAITEHHVTLGLGYQFTKNFGIDIAYKYAFNKKVKATDNMGRGFMVEGQNEQNAISIGLNWKF
- a CDS encoding PilZ domain-containing protein; translation: MIDRRRYSRYKIRLKGRVATSSGYSFPVEILDISIDGAKFKTDRDFPIRKKENIYLVIKWNYPIKAESEIKWVKKENFNTYFGVQFVKMTNEDREVFVSNIADYASSNISDIYFR
- a CDS encoding phosphoglucose isomerase, which gives rise to MQEKPFIIKKTYKDLGRIKRPKNLSEETKKEILEKLFKKNPEIFSSNKEIQKQIRERLDWIEGPNYILPKIDELKDFAERIKEEFLNVVWCGMGGSALFPFVLSQVFGPKEGYPNFYVLDTNDPENIAQIENLPLEKTLFIIVSKSGTTIETLSQFKYFWGKLENLKSNPGENFVALTDPGSPLENLAKELNFRKIFHHPPFIGGRYAALTEIGFLPACLLGLDINKALYYAKNMYEACLPDIPWEYNLSASLAEFLMERYIQGQDKLTFISDPILRPFTLWLEQLVAESLGKEYTGIVPIVGESPGSPTVYGTDRTFIYLTLKGRERIYQRLIMELREEGFPVKTISLEDRYEIFAEVYRWMLAVALCGYFMSLNPFDEPDVVLTKQKTKEFLEKFKKERDFGIEFYLDEETNWGFFYEKTVTIEYPKFTALLKKLFKDLSPWTYIGFLAYLPIDSEIEEIFRDFRTLVREKKNCSTVFGFGPRYLHSSGQLYKGGPILARFIIFTRRGRKAEQIIPGEGYTFWDQQFAQACGDFKALEEKRKPVIMIHLTENYREDLKKFYNYLEKALSFE
- a CDS encoding DsrE/DsrF/DrsH-like family protein, translating into MEERKKKVLLICPDNTLDTVYPALILSLQAARAGAESMVFFTFDGIKVVLKNGIKKVKYYPKGFLGAIPGIPTLFTKLMIKLAEERAGIPSPDLLMEMCQIEGVKFYACLMTIQMMKLKKEDFIEGVEIIDAEGYMKLALEADINMFI